GTTGGCCGTCTTCTCTTTCTCCCTGGAGTCATAAAGTTTGCCTGACAGTGAGGAGTTCTCTTCAATCAGCTTGATGACTTCAGCTTGCAATGACTGCCGCGACTCTTGCAGCTCTGAGAGTTGTCGAACCAAGAATTTTGCCTCACCTTTCATCTCCTCAACCCTACGGTTACGAGCCTCCATCTCCTTCCGTAACTCGCAGCTGATCTTCATGAGGTCGTGCCTTTCATTTTGCAGCTGCAGAAGCTCTTCGCTCTTCGCCTGCCACTCTTGCCTCAGAACACTCCTCTCTGACCTTAGATCAGCCACCTCGCGTCCAAAGTGCTCCAAAAGCGTGACGACAAGAGACTTCTCGAGGATCTGGTTTTGCTTCACGTCCTGAGCATCAGAAATAGTATTCAGCAAGCACTTGATCTCATGCAAGATGAGCTGCACGATTACATCAAGCTTCATTAGATCCAATGATCCATATTTATCATCCAAATGTAGTTCTTCCATCACAGAACCAATTCCTTCCGTTAACCTCTGGTTGTTTTCTGTCAAAAAGGTTAATTTCTCCTCCTGGATTTCGCATAGCTCTTTCTGCTTCTGCAGTTGCCCTGAGACATCAGAATTTGCCTCTGCCATGTCACCTAAGCACTTCTGCAAGACGAAAATCTCCATCTGAGCTTCAACAATCTTATGCTCCTCATCTTGAAGCTGGTTCTCCCTACGACGGCCTTCTTCGAGCAGGAAGCTTAACTGCTTCTGTACAGCACTGAACTGAGTCTTGCCTGAGTAGTTCAGTTCTTTGTGCGCCTCTCTCTCAAGCCTTAACATCTCCTGTAGCATGATCACTTCACTGCTTGCCTTGTTTTTCTCCTGCTGAAGATCCAGGTGGTGTCCTTCTAACTCCGTGAACTGGGCCTCCAGATTGAGTAGGGCACCATTCATGCTATCCACCTGTGGCAACATGGAAGCATTTCTAGGATCAGTTCATATTAAATTATGACAAAAATAATTGAAGTAGTAGAGATGCTAGGCTAATACCTCACGCACAAGGGTTCTCTTTTCAGATCGAAGTACAGAATTCTGATTAAGTAGTGCATGTGTGGACTCTTCCGAGTCATTCAGCTTCCTTCTGAGGATCTCAAGCTCGGTATTGTTTTCAGATAACAAATTTTCCAGGAATACGTTTTTCTCTGATAGCTTCTCCATTGTATGAGAAATGCCCTCGATCCGTGCAATGAACATGGACCGCTCAGATTGGAAGCCATTAATCTTGGAATTGAGGTGCTTGCATGATTCTTCCAATGCAACCTTCTTCTCTCGCAATTCTTCAACCTCAGTGGTTGCAGCTGACAAAGACCTCTCTAAGTGAGCATTTCTCTCCAACGTCCTCTCGAGCTGCATCAGATTATCAACATACAGGGCTTTCACACCCTCGTGATGCTTGATGGTCTCTTTAAGCTCAACATTCCCATCTCTTACCTCTTGCGCAAGTGCTTGGAGGGATTCCACATTGAAATTCACCACCTGTATTTGTTCCTTGATCGAAAAATGTTTCCTCTCGGAGTCACCCTTGTCATCCTTGAGCTGGGAAAGCTCATACTGAAGCACCTTCTTTTCCTCCACATGCCGAGACACCTCTTCCTCAAGTAGCCGCTGGGCATTCTTCAAGGAAATTACTTCATCCTGTAGACGAATTATTGCTGAGATCGAAGAGTTGTTTTGCTCCTCCAGCTTACGGTTCTCTTCGCGAATCTTGTCCAGATCATTTTGAAGTCTAACTTTGCTTGCTTCAATGTCATTAAACTTACTTGCTTCACCATTCTTTTCAAGAGTCAAGATTCTTAGCTTCTCCTTGGCTTGTGCCAGTTGCTTCTCCAGTGATAGCCGTGTCATTTCGGCTTGCATGCTCTTGAGTTGCTCTTCTTGTATAGATATGCTAAGCTTTTCCAACTCAACGTGCTTCTCATTGAGTTCTCCATGCCTCTCTTTTGAGTCATTCTTCAGCTTATCTAGCTCCGAATACAAATTCTGGTTAGCTCTTTCAAGAAGAAGGCAGCGTTCCTCTGCGGTGCTCAAATTCTCCAGTCCATTTTGCATCTCCTCCTTCAATCTCTTGAACTCCTCCTGGGTTTGCAGTATTTCAGACTTGAGGGCCTGTAATCGATCACTGGATTGTTGGCATTGTGAAAAGGCAGCTTCCTTCTCGGCTTCTTGTTGTGCAAGGGCCTCCTTGAGGGAAGCAACTTCAGATTCGGCCCTGTCGCTATTTTCTAACACTGAAGAGATCTTCTTCTTGAGTTCTTGGTTTTCCTGCGACAAGCTCGATATTTCTTTCTGCAGCTTCTCATGTTCCTGGTCATCTGCAATGTTAGCATGTTAGTATAATTTGATTTCCGTTAGGATTACTGTATAACTTCAGGAAGTGGATTTGTACAGCACTACAACATACCTTTGGCACGCTTTTTTGAATCACCAGAATTTATGAAAGAGAGGAAAAATGGTGTCATGTCACGACTATCAGCCTCAGTTTCTGTAGACAAGGTTTCAGCTGGCAAATCATCATCCAAGTCTAACTGAAACTCATCAGGAAATGCTTCCGCCATTTTCCGCTGGGCGCTTCGGAGCTCCCCAGCAGCATGATCATGTCTTTCAGCTAAAGCTCGGTAAGCACGGTATAACTCCTCCagcaaagacatcaactctggACGCCTTCTGTAGTACATTTCTGCTCTTCTTGCAAACGAGTCAGCATCCTCATCGATTATCTTGATCATACGCTTGATTTTGCTATCCATATCTGTGTATTTAAGCATTGGTTAAAATGCCATTTCAGATCAGACTTCAAGAAATTTTGCAAAGGAGATGTGGAACATTGTGCAACTTGAGTATTTGACAAA
This genomic window from Oryza sativa Japonica Group chromosome 12, ASM3414082v1 contains:
- the LOC4352736 gene encoding protein NETWORKED 1A, with protein sequence MEMMSPTNPMRKYSWWWDSHISPKNSKWLQENLTDMDSKIKRMIKIIDEDADSFARRAEMYYRRRPELMSLLEELYRAYRALAERHDHAAGELRSAQRKMAEAFPDEFQLDLDDDLPAETLSTETEADSRDMTPFFLSFINSGDSKKRAKDDQEHEKLQKEISSLSQENQELKKKISSVLENSDRAESEVASLKEALAQQEAEKEAAFSQCQQSSDRLQALKSEILQTQEEFKRLKEEMQNGLENLSTAEERCLLLERANQNLYSELDKLKNDSKERHGELNEKHVELEKLSISIQEEQLKSMQAEMTRLSLEKQLAQAKEKLRILTLEKNGEASKFNDIEASKVRLQNDLDKIREENRKLEEQNNSSISAIIRLQDEVISLKNAQRLLEEEVSRHVEEKKVLQYELSQLKDDKGDSERKHFSIKEQIQVVNFNVESLQALAQEVRDGNVELKETIKHHEGVKALYVDNLMQLERTLERNAHLERSLSAATTEVEELREKKVALEESCKHLNSKINGFQSERSMFIARIEGISHTMEKLSEKNVFLENLLSENNTELEILRRKLNDSEESTHALLNQNSVLRSEKRTLVREVDSMNGALLNLEAQFTELEGHHLDLQQEKNKASSEVIMLQEMLRLEREAHKELNYSGKTQFSAVQKQLSFLLEEGRRRENQLQDEEHKIVEAQMEIFVLQKCLGDMAEANSDVSGQLQKQKELCEIQEEKLTFLTENNQRLTEGIGSVMEELHLDDKYGSLDLMKLDVIVQLILHEIKCLLNTISDAQDVKQNQILEKSLVVTLLEHFGREVADLRSERSVLRQEWQAKSEELLQLQNERHDLMKISCELRKEMEARNRRVEEMKGEAKFLVRQLSELQESRQSLQAEVIKLIEENSSLSGKLYDSREKEKTANDDFNTLLGEAISTDILGVVFKSLHDERTSQLQSLHEDFGSLHAAGNELYQEIKLMNKKLGDLQLENNYLEKELSKTMSICDSSGSEIGAGRRRTMRRDTKLLKSGRKSQQESTVNIEQRKEIDHAGLEKSNELLREKLHKLQSEVQALRSKEQPVIDVKSCDAEITKLLTNMQMATANAALFKEKVLELIASCESFEISEMVQKEVLKEEITRRNSYVNALKDKLNAVEIENSRLKVDLNGDFTLLGALQTEVSALEKQTMSLAKDCLPSNKLRMEEFSVSPQLSKIAVKPIHGEPNATKMVKDMELEKLHGTIKALQKVVTDTGVVLEQERLDFNANLLDARRQIDLLRLRDDMAAAVDDSDAASDPAAAAYDRRLLKDIQLDLVQTTTPTNRSRAATATATAAASSQRHHRRRNGGSTEAPPLGLWSVVRASRRRQQEEGGDGDDDDLRPPQSEASAERGRRSCSSEVSQLTVVKDLSVDKQELLLPPRPPPPAMAEAPHREWKKKVIERLTADAQRLVDLQSIVGELRASAEAAPELDDVTAQMVDAESAVAQLIDTNGKLLRKAEEFTSADAAGGAAGDDLRSRSQRKILERVRKMSEKIARLEQETQRFQHALLRHEEERATRRAAAAAATAAASSGKSSAAVQRRSSRVQLVEYLYGRRRDSRRQRRGPSCCMRAKAIDD